The genomic stretch TAGCGGAACCAGGATTTATCGTCAACAACGGGCAAACTATTAATGCAATAAgctaaataaaaataaacatatCGAaaattttgataagttcaaaAATTTCCAATAGTATGGGCTACTAAGAGGCAGTGGGACGCAAGATGAGGCATGtaaatgggacagaggatccgAACTCACATGCTAGTCCACCTAATGTCACCCCTTAGGAGTCAGGAAAGAGTGATTAATTCAATTCTAACAACAACCCATTTCTCAAATTACAAAAAtgaaaatacccattaaaataaatataaaaatccatgaaaaaaaaactgaaaattaGAGGAAAGAGGGAGAAAAATACGAGGAGAAGAATGAAGAACATGAAGAGCAAGAACACGATCTCCAGGTTGAGCAACCTTAACAAGTGCCCATGTTAACAGTTGTTTACTTTGTTGGTCTAACCTCACCGCAACAACCACCGTCCTTCCGTCACCGGAGTTCGAACTCCGACCAATTTCTCCGGCCAAGTTTTCAACATTTGATGTGATGTAGTTACAGTTGTTTTTGTGAGATTTAGGGACCAATTTCATCGGACAAAATAGGTTGAATCCTGGAAAAATGGGAGGTTAAAGGGATGGTGGTAGTAAGAAGAGTATTATTTTGAGGGAATATTTGTGGAAATGCATGTGGAAGTGTGAGTAAAGTAAATCAATGGTGATGATGGTGGGTGTATTATTTTTTGGGAGATTTCTTGGATTTTTTTGGATTATTAATAATTTGTCCTCTCTCTTTTAACTCCACAACGTCTACAAGTACTGGTGGTGTGTTTAGTGTGGTCTCTCTTTGGTACTTGCTTAACTCCCCAACTAGTTTTGATTTTCGTGTTGGTATGGTCTATTtctatttattatttaaattttatttttaataaattaaaattacgataaatttGTCTAATTCATACATTTAttatttataatccaaactatacCTCACCTTTCCATATTAATCCAAACTATAATTTAACTTATAATAATCTGAATTATTCCCTCGTTTTTCTTTTACTgaactttctcttatttttgacCGGAAGTAGGCAAGTAGCAGGTAATTATTGTTATAGTTCCCcaatattcttttttttttttggtggaattgTAAGTAATATTAATACCAAGCCCAAAACATAGGCTGCAAACACCATTACAACCAAGTTTTTGTTTACACTATCCCCCTTACTAATAAGGAATAGAATAAACACCCaattacaacaataatcacaaatTAACTAGTAAACAACCACAGAACCTTCCTGTTACATTAACCCCCTCTGTTTACACCATTCAATCTCCTCACTTCTAAGAGTACCAAGAGGCAGACCCAGTAATCTCAATCTGCAATCATtctgaatttttgaaatgagaGCACCAGGTTGTGGAATATAGCCCTCATGCCTGCACACATTCCTGGTATACCAGATTTGGCAATGCAAAGTCGCAATCAGAGAGCTCAGCAGCAATCTGATAAAACCAGTAAACTTCTTCATCTTGAGTATTGCTTCAGCAGTGACCTGTCCAGTAAGCTGCATTTTTAACGAGGCAAGCAGTTTAATAAGACACAGTTTTGTGTAGCAGCATTCCTGAAAAAGGTGGTGGTGGGTTTCAGATTGGATACCACACAGAAATCAGGAGGTTTGCTGTGTAATTCCCATCTTAACCAATCTGTCTAAGGTTAGCAATCTCCCATGATTAATGAGCCATAAGATAAAGGAATGTTTTGGAATGATGAATTTATTCCAAACACTCAAGTACCAGAGGACCTTATTTATAGCTTGCTGAGTTAACCAAGTGTAACCATCAGATATAGTATACTCCTCAGTGTCAGTTACCCATTTACCTTACATATAAGCCACCTTAAAAATTTCCTTGACCTCACAAATCTTCCTCCACGCCCAAGAGCTAGCATATGTTGGTTTATAATCCAGCCATGATGTTTGTTTCATATAAACCTTATCCACCCATTGTATCCATGAATGATCTTTTTTCTTCACAAGCCACCACACCAACTTACCTATTGCAGCAATATTCCACAGTTTTGTATCAATAAGTCCCAAACCACCATACTCCTTTCCCTTACAAAAAGTGGACCAAGCTATCAAAGGAGCTTTAGAATAGCCTTCCCCACCCTCCCAAAGGAAATTCTTGCAGAGAGCCTGAATTTTATCTATAACACCAATAGGAAGTATGAAGATTTGTGACCAATAATTGTGTATGGTAGCTAACACAGATTTAACCAGAACTAGTCTGCCAGAATAAGAAATTTTTCTCTTGTTCCAACCCCTAATTCTAGCAAGCATTCTATCCACAAGGACATTACAATCCAGTTTAGTAAGCCTTTTATGAGAAATCTGCACCCCTAAATATTTAAAAGGCAAAGTACCTTTCTTAAACCCATTATGCTTCAAAATAGTAGCTTCATTATCAGGTGTGAGACCATTGGGGATAATATCAGACTTTTCTTTGCTAATCTGCAGTCCAGAAGCACCAGAAAAGCAAGAAAAAACCTCCATGAAAGTAAACACGGACCTGATGTCACCTCTACTGAATAATAAGAGATCGTCAGCAAACATTAGATGGGTCAACGTAGGCTCTTGCAAAGTGGATGAAACCTAAACCCTGGGTAACCACAAGCCTCCTTCAGCAGCCTACTTAGATACTCTATACACAAGGTAAACAAGAGTGGTGATAAGGGGTCACCCTGTCTGAGTCCACGTTTACTAAAGAAAAAGCCATGTGATTGTCCATTGAGCACAATAGAGTAAGAAGTTGTGGTTATGCATTGCATTATACAGGCAATAAATTGGGAGGGGAAGTTCATACTGAGAAGCATTTGATGCACAAATGTCCATTCAATGGAGTCATAGGCCTTTCTAAGATCCACTTTCATCATACAACGTGGGGAAACTGACCTCCAGTATACAATCTTACCAAATCTTGACTTATCAATATATTACCCATTATACTTCTTCCTTTTATGAAAGCTGATTGGGAAGGATTAATAATGCTAGGGAGAATATCAGCCAATCTATTGCACATCAGTTTAGAGATTACCTTATAAAGGGTATTGCCACACGCTATTGGCCTGAACTCCTTGACAGACACAAGATTATCATTTTTAGGTAGCAAAATCAGATTGGTACTATTCAGTTGCTTTAACATCTGACCAGAATGGAAGAAATCGCTGATAGATGCACAGATATCAGTATGGATAATGTTCCAGCTAGCTTTAAAGAAACAGCTGGTATAACCATCTGGACCTGGGCTTTTCTCATCAAGGATTGAGAAAATAACTTGATTTATCTCTTCATTACAAGGTAATTTGCATAAAGCATCCCAGTCAGAAATGGAAACCTGTTGCCCTCTCTCAACAATATGGGGATAGAAACCAGTTGTAGGTGCATTTGATCCAAGCAGATTCTCATAATAGCTCACGAAAGCATGAATTATATCATCAGGTTTAGTACATATCCTACCCTGAGCATCCTCAACTCGCAAGACTTTGTTCTGAATTTGCCTTAGCTTGATGACCTTATGGAACATAGCAGAATTTATGTCCCCATCTTTAGCCCACTGACATTTAGCTTTCTGTCTCAGGTAATCATCTTTTGCTTGAGCAAGTAGTAAGTAACTCTCCTTTGTTTGGTGTTCAATGTCCATAAGAATAGTATCCCTGGGATTGGTTTGCAGATTCTTTTGACAGTCCAAAAGAAGTTCATAAGCTATCTCAACATTCCTTTCAATATCAGAGAACAAAGTCTTATTCAAACCCTTTAAATCAGCTTTCAACATCTTAAGTTTTCTCACCACTCTGAACATGGGAGATCCCTGAATGTAACCTTGCCACCCAATCTTAACAATGTCATGAAAATCACTGACCTTACTCCACATATTAAAAAATTTGAATGGTTTCCTCTTGGACAGCATCAGCTTCATAAGAAATAATACAAGGGCAGTGATCAAATGACCCTTCAGGGCCAAAATGAGCATAGTAATCAGGCCACAAATCAACCCAAGCAGTATTAACAACCACTCTATCAATCCTACTGAAGACTCTAGTTTCACTTGGTTGTTTATTAGTCCAAGTGAAGAATGCACCAGTGGTCTTCATATCTTGTAACTCACAGATATCCAGCATGTCTTGAAAAGGAATCATTTCTGCATCTTTGACAGGTTTCCCAATTTTCTCATTGGAGTACAGAACATTATTAAAATCCCCAAGTACTACCCAAGGCTCAGTAATAGTCCAACTTTTTAAAGCATTCCAGAGGGGCACTCTCTCCCCAACATTATTAAACCCATACACAAAAGTAGCATAAAAAATATGATCACCAATTTTATCCTTAACTTtgagatgaatatattgagaaTCTATCTCAACAATATCTACCTGAACATATTGTTCCTTCCAAAGAACCCATATTCTACCACCAGTATGACAGCTATGATTTGTAGTAAATAACCAACCATTACACACATTATTAACTACATTATTCAGACAACCAGGTTTAACCCTGGTCTCTATGAGCGCAAACATGACCACCTCAGTTTGATACAGAAACCACTTCACATCTCTCTGCTTGGTGTCACTGTTTAAGCCCCTAATATTCCACATTCCAAACTTAAGCATGAAGGGATGATGACTCCCCTCCCCCCTTTTATCAACCATTTCTGCAGATTTAGTCAGTTCAGCATTAGTACTTGTGACAAAACCACTTTTCTGTCCCCCTGGCAGTCTAGATTCATGTCTAGTCATTCTGGTCAGAATTCTTGCTGGAGTGAATAGAGACTAGAGCTGATCATCTCCGGGCCAGCCCGTCCAGCTCGGCCCGTCCAGCCCGTCCAGCTCGGCCCGTCCAGCCCGCTATTTAAGCGGGCTTGGTCACATGAATTTTTTTAGAAAAATGGTTAATGGACAAGGAAAACTCGGCCCGCTAAGTTAATGGGCGGGTATGGACTAACTAAAAATGTTCGTGGACAGCCCGCTAGGCCCGCTAAGCTTATAATGTACTCCGTAATTTTTACTTCATTAAAACCATTAACCaaactaattaattaactaagtCCATGTAATAATCCAATACCTAATTAAATTAATGAAGAAAAATAACCTTGAAATCTCAAATTACCCAAACCCACGTACTGAATGACGTGAATGTTTACCCGATGTACACTTAATTTGGGCATTTGTTATGCCTTTTGGTGTTAGTATGAGGACGTATTTGCGTTCGCGCAAAGATGCACTCTAGTACTATATACAGAGTAATTCAGTTCTGGTACGAATATATGTCATTATGAAGCTAGTGTCTTTTTTATTTCAAAGCCCGGTGGCCCATGGGCAGGCCCGCCAACTTATAACGGACGGGTATGGGCAACTTTAATAAGCTCGTTATAACGGGTATGGACATAAAAAATAGGCCCGCCGGACACTTTTTATACATGGTGGCCCGGCCCGTGTCCGGCCCTAGCCCGCAAACGATCAGCTCTAATAGAGACCCTTGCATTGTACTGGCATTTGTTGGAGTAGCAAGTCCTGCAATCCTATCCACAGTACCAGGAGGATTTTCTTTGTTCACCACCCCTTGTGGAGAGATGAGGGTAGGAAATTCTTTTGGATCAAGAGTGACTGTTGCTTCAGGCTTTTTCCTCCACACTTGTTTTGGGGCTTGAGCAGTTGGACCATTTACAGGTTTCCTGAACACCCTAGTTCTTCCCCTACACATATTAGTTCTATGACCAATACCCTTGCATTTTTGACAAGTGATAGGAAGCCAATCATACTCAAGTAAAACAATGACCTCTTGCCCATTTTCATCATCAAACTTGATCTTATCTGGGAAATATTGATCCACTTCCACCTCAACCATTATTTTAGCATAACCCAATAAGTTTTTCTCTAAAGTAAGATCATCCACTCTAACAAACTTACCAACCAAGGACGCCAACTTCTCTAAGCATTTCACCCCCCAGAATTTCAGGTCGAGACCTACTAGTTTCACCCAAATTGGAACAGTTTTGACTGAAACCTTAGTGATTTTAACATTAGGATCCCAAGACCTTAAGATAATTGGCTTCCCATCAAACAAAAACATTCCCTATGCCAGTACTAACCTCTTATGTTCCTCTTTAGCAAATATCACTACAAAAAGACCATTAGGCAAAAACGAGACCTGAGAGATCTCATAATTCTGCCAAATACGACGAAGGTAACCTTCAATTGCTTCCCAAGGAGGGTTCGCCCCCATCACATAACCATAAACCGCTAAATTCCAGTACTTAATTTCATCTTTTACATCATCCATAGTGAGTTTTAATGAATTACCTTTAGGAGAGTTTTCCAGGACCTCATCCTCCACAATCGGTGCAAGTTTGGTATCACTCTTCTTCTTGGAGGTACCTCTGTCCATTCTTTGTCAACCGAATTCACCACTGTATCACACTCGTCTCTATCATACCCTGCTTCCGCAAGCATACTCGCCACTTCCTGCcgaatttttgcaatttcagcaGCACGAGCATCTTTAGTTAAATCTGCATTAGGCTTCAAAATTTGTAAAGTAAATTGAGTATTTGTATCTATATTTGTATTATTTGGTATATTACTATTTTGTGTTTGATTTTGTGTAATTAGATTTTTACTAGTATTAATTTTTGGTTTATTATTATGATTAGGAATTTTAGAAGTAGAAGATTGAGAAGGAGACATTATCTTCGCCATTGCTGGAAGATCAGACAAACCATAGAAACGAGAATCGCTTTCTCTCTCTTCATTATTGTTTTTCACGGTTCCCCAATATTCTTCTTCCCTGTTCCATGTGAATCTTATACTATATATCAATTAATCACAATTTTTCTAACTAGGTTATTCTTCTTCTGCTACATTATATACTTCATAATTGTATTATGGATCTTCATCTCCCTCCCTCATTACTAGTATGTCTTTGATCATATTCCTTCTTTTATATTGTAACTTAATGATCCCTTTTCCACCGATAGAACCACTCCCCCATCCATATCCTAATTGGCTATTCATCGATTCAGGAACAAAGATAAAAACCCAAAAAGTTtcaatcaaaaacccccaaatcaatcACAAAACAAAAACATACCCATAAAACAAACATAAAATCCAACAGCCCACTTAATAAAATCCAAACAACCCCAAAACCAGATCCAAAATTCCAAAGCCCCCAAATTTCTTCAATTACTTCTTCAAACTCCGACAAATCTTGGGTTTAGGTTTTCCAGAACTACTAGTTTTAGAATTTCAGGCAATAGAAGGAATAGAAGCGTGAAGATTATTAATCTTTGTATCATTTCGAATTTAGAGTGACGAATCATGACGAATTTGCTTTTTTGCTATATTATTATTCATGGGTTTGGTTTGATTAGATGATTTTTGAAGTGGGACTATGCTAATTGTTGGTGACAAGACTAAAGTTTGCTACTTTTATGGGTTATTGATTTTGTTCTTCATGATTTATGAAAATTATAAGTGGCGGGTTAGGATGTGATGATGTTTGATGATAAACAAGAGGAATGAGAGGAAGATTAAAAATGGGGGAATGACTGATTAAGGGAGGGGGAAAGGCTAAAAAGTGATATTAAAATGAGATAAATGAAGGAGTGACCGACTATATAGGTTACCCATCTCAAAAAGTGATGCGAGTTAAATGAGGCCATAGTTCAGATTATTATGAGTTAAAGTATAGTTTAGATTAATATAAGAAGGTGAGGCAAagtttggattattctcatcAATTAACCCTATATTTTTATATGACATATtgtaaaattataataaaatataaaatttatCAACAAATTACGAGACAGATTCACTACTTCCacaattaatattattacttttacaATATCATTTGTTAATATTACTACGTTCTTTACTCCCACGGTTAATATTATTTCTTCGGAAATTCACGCGGTATCTCTGAGGTTTGACACTTTGCACGAAATACTCAATTTTTTTATCCGAAAAACTTTAAGGGACCATAACACGGGTTTACGAGCttagaaaatgacggttttttttcaatttgttcatcttttcgagaactacgatttgaaaaaaaaagttagCCGTATTTGGTTCTCGTGCCTAGGAGTTTTTGTATGTCTAAGTTTTTTTGACCGACAAAATTTTTAGTGACCATCTATCTTGGTCACGAGTTTCAGACTCGACAAATTAGCctttcaaatcgtagttctcagAAAGAGaaacgatttgaaaaaaaaaacgtccaTTTGAGGTTTACTTGTGTAGTGACTGTCTCTAGACTCTATACTCAACCATGTGGCTGACTGTTTGTTTCATGTGTGTCAATATAACATCCGGAATAATTTGGTAATGATTAATAAAAGAAACAGTAAATGAATGGATAGTTTAATGGTCTAAGTTACGATTATAGATAATAAATGAGATAACTTTAGTATATTAGATGAAACTGACTTATTAATAAAAGAGACGTAAGTAAGTTATTAACTCGGATTAAAATAGTAATAGCAACCCGTATTGTATTAACTGGACCCGTAAGAATAAATTattcataaaaataaaataaaaaagatgATTCGACAAATAACGTGTCTTTTGTCTAACTCTTCTGTCGATTGAAGAAACACAACACATCCCCATCGTCACAAAACCCTGAAATTAGAAGGagaaaaggagaaaagaagaggAAATCAGCCCTAATTGATCTTTTGTTGTCACTTTTGCTCTCAAATCTTCTCTAATTCTGTAAGTTAATCATAATTTATTACTTATATATGTTAATTATAGTTAGTTAGAGACTAGAGTAGTATTTGTCACTAAAAGCATGAAAATTGCattgatttttgattgttgtTATGATTTGTATGAACTATGCAATCAAAGGGCTTTTGTGacgattttgttaataatgttagGTAAGGTATAACAAATACTTTCTCCATTCAattccactctaccactttgttttttcacgtttgccaatgcGTGTTTTATGCGGTAAATATCGTtaactacgtatttgcaaaaattataaaagttagatatttttaatttactcgtaaagacgaatcaaacaagatcccgtATGAATATATTTTCCCTTATGttttgagagaaaattgaaattgaatgttaAGCCGCGAATAGAGTAGAAAATGGAAAGTGGtcgagtggagttgaatggaggaagtatgaaTTAGTCTTATATTTGCTTATTTATGATTGTTAATTTTGTTTAGgtgtaagtggattatacatctgatgtagtacatcagatggtaTACTTTTTGAGCACTAAGATAAAGTTTTtgaattttaatttaaaaattttgagttttattataaaaattttgagtttatttacttaaacattaatctcaaaaagttacatcataactcaaaaaattacatataagctcataaaattttgatttttgacgTCATGAAAccaaaatgtaatttataagCTTTATAGAACTCaagaaaaaaatacataaaaactcAAAAACTCATTATGTATGAGgtagtacatctgatgtacaatcATTTTTCTCTTTTGTTTAGGGATTGGTTAGGATGAAATTGGGGTTTATTGTATGAACTAAGAACatggttgattgaatttttttaaTGTCGCTGAAATTGCTGTAATTTTGCAGGATTTTTAATTAATAATCGGTGCAGATGTGATACTATGAGTTTGAATGTCGTTATTATATTATTCTTGAATAATGTGGTAACATGTTTTGTCATAGTTCTTGAATGGTATATTTCTTGAATCATATGTTTGCATAAGTTAGGAAATGTGAATTGTGTTTGTGTAAGTCTTGAGCCGTGATCGTGACATCGTGTTAGTTGTACGGTTTTGTATGGTATGTGCGAACTTCGAGATGAAGTTTCATTtaagtgggggggggggggattgtaataccccgtacttTATATGGATGACAATCTATGTTTAACATGCATAAGTTTAATGTCCTTGTCTAGTGAGCTTCTGTTATGTCTAGTGATCTTGTCTAGCGAGATAGTACTGAGCGTCTATCGGCAAGGTAAGGTATGTGGATAGACAGTGGTGGTTGGTTGATAGACAATGGTGATTTTGAGTTGCTATAGAAGGTGGTCGATCGAAAGAGAGCTAGATGTCGATCGATATAGGGGATTGACGCATCAGACGACCTAATGAACATATATAATTCTTATTTCCTAATTTATTTCCTATTGACCTAGCCTACTCTATTTGTATAAATACTTCACCCCATCTAACCTGATACACTTTACTCATCTCACCTACAAACCCTAATTCATAAGAGAGAAGTGAGAAGAGAGAGGAAGACGGTTTAAGACGGACTACTACATTAATAGCACCTCGCATCTAGACGTTGTAAGTTGATCTTGAACCCTTAATCTTATCAATCGATTACGTTCGATGGCA from Silene latifolia isolate original U9 population chromosome 2, ASM4854445v1, whole genome shotgun sequence encodes the following:
- the LOC141641185 gene encoding uncharacterized protein LOC141641185, whose protein sequence is MWSKVSDFHDIVKIGWQGYIQGSPMFRVVRKLKMLKADLKGLNKTLFSDIERNVEIAYELLLDCQKNLQTNPRDTILMDIEHQTKESYLLLAQAKDDYLRQKAKCQWAKDGDINSAMFHKVIKLRQIQNKVLRVEDAQGRICTKPDDIIHAFVSYYENLLGSNAPTTGFYPHIVERGQQVSISDWDALCKLPCNEEINQVIFSILDEKSPGPDGYTSCFFKASWNIIHTDICASISDFFHSGQMLKQLNSTNLILLPKNDNLVSVKEFRPIACGNTLYKISKEKSDIIPNGLTPDNEATILKHNGFKKGTLPFKYLGVQISHKRLTKLDCNVLVDRMLARIRGWNKRKISYSGRLVLVKSVLATIHNYWSQIFILPIGVIDKIQALCKNFLWEGGEGYSKAPLIAWSTFCKGKEYGGLGLIDTKLWNIAAIGKLVWWLVKKKDHSWIQWVDKLTGQVTAEAILKMKKFTGFIRLLLSSLIATLHCQIWYTRNVCRHEGYIPQPGALISKIQNDCRLRLLGLPLGTLRSEEIEWCKQRGLM
- the LOC141641186 gene encoding uncharacterized protein LOC141641186, with the translated sequence MFLFDGKPIILRSWDPNVKITKVSVKTVPIWVKLVGLDLKFWGVKCLEKLASLVGKFVRVDDLTLEKNLLGYAKIMVEVEVDQYFPDKIKFDDENGQEVIVLLEYDWLPITCQKCKGIGHRTNMCRGRTRVFRKPVNGPTAQAPKQVWRKKPEATVTLDPKEFPTLISPQGVVNKENPPGTVDRIAGLATPTNAKMVDKRGEGSHHPFMLKFGMWNIRGLNSDTKQRDVKWFLYQTEVVMFALIETRVKPGCLNNVVNNVCNGWLFTTNHSCHTGGRIWVLWKEQYVQVDIVEIDSQYIHLKVKDKIGDHIFYATFVYGFNNVGERVPLWNALKSWTITEPWVVLGDFNNVLYSNEKIGKPVKDAEMIPFQDMLDICELQDMKTTGAFFTWTNKQPSETRVFSRIDRVVVNTAWVDLWPDYYAHFGPEGSFDHCPCIISYEADAVQEETIQIF